A single genomic interval of Hemibagrus wyckioides isolate EC202008001 linkage group LG13, SWU_Hwy_1.0, whole genome shotgun sequence harbors:
- the LOC131363829 gene encoding legumain-like isoform X1: MENTNGKQWVLLAAGSKDWENYRHQADVCHAYQVVRENGIPDDQIVVMMYDDIAYNEENPFRGNIINVPGGEDVYAGVPKDYTREDVSAANFLAVLRGDSRAIRKRGPKKVIESGPNDSIFIYLSDHGSHGIFHFPNSTLYAPDLIDTVKEMSRKDKFSQMVIYMEACHAGSMLEELPRLGNVYAVAASNPDQSSYACFYDKKRNAYLADAFTAYWLHHTKKIDLRETTLQDQFNYIKENVTKWEKNQTPCNYGNRSMLQTPLSEFLGWSPDYEFKDYEFKSRNFDLTSVVESTNVPLLIQQNRIRKEQNHRRKQSLKRQYNELQRKRNKMNEAMQEISKCCARDGALRETLEVTRLYELKVVAEHFRTTVFNWDEEAFVFTLSHQQVLVNLCECGLEVESITAAIDRVRQRIQF, encoded by the exons ATGGAAAACACCAACGGGAAACAGTGGGTTCTCCTGGCAGCGGGTTCTAAAGACTGGGAAAACTACAGACACCAG GCCGATGTGTGTCACGCTTACCAGGTCGTGCGAGAGAACGGTATTCCTGATGATcagattgtggtgatgatgtatGATGACATCGCTTATAATGAAGA aaatccGTTCCGTGGCAACATAATCAATGTACCTGGAGGTGAAGATGTTTACGCTGGGGTTCCTAAAGACTACACCAGAGAG GACGTATCAGCTGCAAACTTTCTGGCTGTCCTGCGTGGAGATTCACGAGCTATCAGGAAAAGAGGACCGAAAAAAGTCATCGAAAG TGGTCCGAATGATTCCATCTTCATCTACTTATCAGACCACGGAAGTCACGGAATCTTTCACTTTCCTAACTCTACA CTTTATGCACCCGATCTCATCGACACAGTGAAAGAGATGTCCAGGAAAGACAAATTTTCACAG ATGGTTATTTACATGGAAGCATGCCATGCTGGATCAATGCTGGAAGAGCTGCCAAGATTGGGCAATG TGTACGCCGTGGCAGCGAGTAATCCAGATCAGAGCTCGTATGCTTGCTTCTACGATAAGAAAAGGAACGCGTACCTCGCCGATGCTTTCACAGCTTACTGGCTGCACCATACCAAAAAA ATCGATCTCAGGGAGACCACTCTTCAGGACCAGTTTAATTATATAAAGGAAAACGTGACCAAATGGGAGAAGAATCAGACACCCTGTAATTATGGGAACAGg TCCATGCTCCAGACCCCGCTGAGTGAATTTCTGGGATGGTCTCCAGATTACGAATTCAAGGATTACGAATTCAAGTCACGCAACTTTGATTTGACCAGTGTCGTAGAAAGCACAAATGTTCCACTGTTAATCCAACAGAACAGGATCAGAAAAGAACAGAACCACAGAAGAAAACAGTCTCTTAAAAGACAATATAATGAGCTTCAGAGA aagaggaataaaatgaaTGAGGCCAtgcaggagatttctaagtgcTGTGCTCGTGATGGAGCTCTGCGTGAAACACTCGAGGTAACTCGTCTGTACGAGCTCAAAGTCGTAGCTGAGCATTTTAGGACAACTGTCTTCAACTGGGACGAAGAGGCG tttgTCTTCACTCTTTCACACCAGCAGGTTTTAGTGAATCTCTGTGAGTGTGGGCTGGAGGTTGAGAG CATCACTGCAGCCATAGACCGTGTCAGGCAGAGGATTCAGTTCTAA
- the LOC131363829 gene encoding legumain-like isoform X2: MENTNGKQWVLLAAGSKDWENYRHQADVCHAYQVVRENGIPDDQIVVMMYDDIAYNEENPFRGNIINVPGGEDVYAGVPKDYTREDVSAANFLAVLRGDSRAIRKRGPKKVIESGPNDSIFIYLSDHGSHGIFHFPNSTLYAPDLIDTVKEMSRKDKFSQIDLRETTLQDQFNYIKENVTKWEKNQTPCNYGNRSMLQTPLSEFLGWSPDYEFKDYEFKSRNFDLTSVVESTNVPLLIQQNRIRKEQNHRRKQSLKRQYNELQRKRNKMNEAMQEISKCCARDGALRETLEVTRLYELKVVAEHFRTTVFNWDEEAFVFTLSHQQVLVNLCECGLEVESITAAIDRVRQRIQF, encoded by the exons ATGGAAAACACCAACGGGAAACAGTGGGTTCTCCTGGCAGCGGGTTCTAAAGACTGGGAAAACTACAGACACCAG GCCGATGTGTGTCACGCTTACCAGGTCGTGCGAGAGAACGGTATTCCTGATGATcagattgtggtgatgatgtatGATGACATCGCTTATAATGAAGA aaatccGTTCCGTGGCAACATAATCAATGTACCTGGAGGTGAAGATGTTTACGCTGGGGTTCCTAAAGACTACACCAGAGAG GACGTATCAGCTGCAAACTTTCTGGCTGTCCTGCGTGGAGATTCACGAGCTATCAGGAAAAGAGGACCGAAAAAAGTCATCGAAAG TGGTCCGAATGATTCCATCTTCATCTACTTATCAGACCACGGAAGTCACGGAATCTTTCACTTTCCTAACTCTACA CTTTATGCACCCGATCTCATCGACACAGTGAAAGAGATGTCCAGGAAAGACAAATTTTCACAG ATCGATCTCAGGGAGACCACTCTTCAGGACCAGTTTAATTATATAAAGGAAAACGTGACCAAATGGGAGAAGAATCAGACACCCTGTAATTATGGGAACAGg TCCATGCTCCAGACCCCGCTGAGTGAATTTCTGGGATGGTCTCCAGATTACGAATTCAAGGATTACGAATTCAAGTCACGCAACTTTGATTTGACCAGTGTCGTAGAAAGCACAAATGTTCCACTGTTAATCCAACAGAACAGGATCAGAAAAGAACAGAACCACAGAAGAAAACAGTCTCTTAAAAGACAATATAATGAGCTTCAGAGA aagaggaataaaatgaaTGAGGCCAtgcaggagatttctaagtgcTGTGCTCGTGATGGAGCTCTGCGTGAAACACTCGAGGTAACTCGTCTGTACGAGCTCAAAGTCGTAGCTGAGCATTTTAGGACAACTGTCTTCAACTGGGACGAAGAGGCG tttgTCTTCACTCTTTCACACCAGCAGGTTTTAGTGAATCTCTGTGAGTGTGGGCTGGAGGTTGAGAG CATCACTGCAGCCATAGACCGTGTCAGGCAGAGGATTCAGTTCTAA